The following are encoded together in the Thalassolituus oleivorans MIL-1 genome:
- the recG gene encoding ATP-dependent DNA helicase RecG, whose protein sequence is MSKLSKLTELKGVGPKLAEQLHKLHIHTLADLFFHLPFRYEDRSRITPIGALQPMSPAVFQGEVRGANILFGKRRSLLVKLQDHSGTVSLRFYHFNAAQKNQMSVGTTLRCYGEPRRGASGLEIYHPEYSVVRDDDPPELEAKLTPVYPATDGISQQRLRLLHEQATELLAQQAVDLPDLLPADWLQQWRLPTLSQALLFLHQPPSGTDLNRLMLGQHPAQKRLILEELLAHQLSLHKLRAQVQADQAPAVISKHALRNKLLAALPFKPTNAQQRVTAEITADLENPYPMLRLVQGDVGSGKTLVAALAACDLLEAGYQVALMAPTEILAEQHLQNLTGWFEPLGVQVGWLAGKIKGKARIQAQEAIADGSAQLVIGTHALFQDDVHFSRLGLVIIDEQHRFGVHQRLALREKGAHLNIAPHQLIMTATPIPRTLAMSAYADLDTSIIDELPPGRSPITTVAISDQRRPEVIERVNSACAEGAQAYWVCTLIEESETLQCQAAENTAAELREVLPHLRIGLVHGRMKPKEKADVMASFKAHELDLLVATTVIEVGVDVPNASLMIIENPERLGLAQLHQLRGRVGRGSARSHCVLLYKNPLSFTSKQRIQVLRDSQDGFYIAEQDLQIRGPGEMLGTRQTGLQMLRVADLMRDAELLPQVQTMAEQLWYQLPHAVEPLIQRWLGDAERFASV, encoded by the coding sequence ATGTCTAAGTTAAGCAAGCTCACCGAGCTCAAGGGCGTTGGCCCTAAACTCGCTGAACAGTTGCATAAGCTGCACATTCATACGCTGGCCGATTTGTTTTTTCATTTACCTTTTCGCTACGAAGATCGCAGTCGAATAACACCGATAGGCGCTTTACAGCCCATGTCACCTGCGGTATTTCAGGGCGAAGTTCGTGGTGCCAACATTTTGTTTGGTAAACGTCGCAGTCTGTTAGTAAAGCTACAAGACCACAGTGGCACTGTGAGCTTACGTTTCTATCATTTTAACGCTGCACAAAAGAATCAAATGTCGGTCGGTACAACATTGCGTTGCTATGGTGAACCGCGACGCGGAGCCAGTGGCTTAGAGATTTATCACCCTGAATACTCGGTGGTGCGCGACGACGATCCCCCCGAACTGGAAGCCAAACTAACGCCCGTCTACCCAGCAACCGATGGCATTAGCCAACAACGACTGCGATTACTGCACGAACAAGCCACTGAGCTACTCGCGCAGCAAGCGGTCGATTTACCCGATCTATTACCCGCCGACTGGTTACAGCAATGGCGCTTGCCCACACTAAGCCAAGCCTTGTTGTTTTTACATCAGCCCCCCAGCGGCACAGATTTAAATCGCCTCATGCTCGGGCAACATCCGGCACAAAAACGCCTGATTTTAGAAGAGCTACTGGCGCACCAGTTATCGCTGCATAAATTGCGTGCTCAGGTACAAGCGGATCAAGCACCCGCGGTCATTAGTAAGCATGCATTGCGTAATAAACTGCTGGCTGCTTTACCCTTCAAGCCAACCAATGCACAACAACGAGTGACCGCTGAGATCACCGCCGATTTAGAAAATCCTTACCCTATGCTGCGCTTAGTGCAAGGTGATGTTGGCTCTGGCAAGACCTTAGTGGCCGCATTAGCTGCGTGCGACTTGCTCGAAGCAGGCTATCAAGTTGCCCTCATGGCACCGACCGAAATTCTGGCAGAGCAACATCTGCAAAACCTAACCGGCTGGTTTGAACCTTTGGGTGTTCAAGTCGGTTGGTTGGCCGGCAAGATAAAAGGCAAGGCACGCATCCAAGCCCAAGAAGCCATTGCCGATGGCAGCGCGCAGCTGGTGATCGGCACTCATGCCTTATTTCAAGACGATGTGCACTTCTCCCGCCTTGGCTTAGTCATTATCGATGAGCAGCATCGCTTTGGTGTCCATCAGCGCTTAGCTCTGCGCGAAAAAGGCGCCCATTTAAATATCGCACCGCATCAGCTCATTATGACCGCCACGCCTATTCCTCGAACGCTGGCCATGAGCGCATACGCGGATCTGGACACATCTATTATCGACGAGTTACCGCCCGGCCGTAGCCCAATCACGACTGTCGCGATATCCGATCAACGTCGGCCTGAAGTGATTGAGCGGGTCAATAGTGCTTGCGCCGAAGGTGCCCAAGCGTATTGGGTCTGTACCCTGATCGAAGAGAGCGAAACCCTGCAATGCCAAGCGGCAGAAAATACCGCCGCAGAACTACGTGAAGTTTTACCCCATCTGCGCATCGGACTGGTACATGGGCGCATGAAACCAAAAGAAAAAGCCGATGTGATGGCCAGCTTTAAGGCGCATGAGTTAGATCTACTGGTGGCGACGACTGTCATTGAGGTCGGCGTAGACGTACCTAACGCCAGTCTTATGATTATCGAAAATCCTGAACGTCTGGGCTTGGCGCAACTGCATCAATTGCGCGGGCGAGTGGGTCGTGGCAGCGCCCGAAGCCATTGCGTATTACTGTATAAAAACCCGTTATCCTTCACCAGCAAACAACGTATTCAGGTCTTACGTGATAGCCAAGATGGCTTTTACATTGCCGAACAAGACTTACAAATTCGCGGCCCAGGCGAGATGCTCGGTACTCGCCAAACTGGCCTACAGATGCTACGCGTTGCCGACCTCATGCGCGATGCCGAACTACTGCCACAGGTGCAAACTATGGCGGAGCAGCTTTGGTACCAGCTCCCCCACGCTGTTGAACCCTTGATTCAACGCTGGCTCGGTGATGCTGAACGTTTCGCTTCCGTTTGA
- the rpoZ gene encoding DNA-directed RNA polymerase subunit omega, whose product MARVTVEDCLNNVENRFELVMLASKRARQIAVQGAEPLVPEENDKPTVIALREIAEDLVTPTTMAAQEAAARAEREY is encoded by the coding sequence ATGGCACGCGTAACCGTAGAAGATTGCTTGAACAACGTTGAAAACCGCTTTGAATTGGTCATGCTGGCGTCTAAACGCGCTCGTCAGATCGCTGTTCAAGGTGCTGAACCGCTTGTCCCTGAAGAAAATGACAAGCCAACCGTTATCGCTTTGCGCGAAATCGCTGAAGACCTAGTCACCCCAACGACTATGGCCGCTCAAGAAGCAGCAGCCCGCGCGGAACGTGAGTACTAA
- a CDS encoding NAD-dependent epimerase/dehydratase family protein, translating to MARILIVGTGDIGGHLAESLVQQGHDVWGIRRSNKPVAEGVTVISADVADAETLIDLPTELDIVVYSVASPVFSKEGYHNYYVKGLKNILKAVKDQSPKRVIFVSSSSVYHQMDGEWVDETSETKPSSFAGKEMLAAEEALNAANVPSTSVRFTGIYGPGRTRMIEQARHGGYCDPEPAVWTNRIHRDDCIGVLNLLINKSLAGETLDNLYLATDDEPAPLFDVLEWMKDRIGEVDPDNDVGEVSRRANRRCSNKRLRALGYEFKFVNYRDGYDVMLNDMGLV from the coding sequence ATGGCTCGAATTCTAATAGTGGGAACTGGCGACATCGGTGGTCATCTGGCTGAAAGCTTAGTGCAGCAAGGGCATGACGTTTGGGGGATTCGCCGTTCAAACAAACCTGTGGCTGAGGGCGTGACGGTTATCAGTGCCGATGTTGCCGATGCCGAAACCCTAATTGATTTGCCGACGGAACTGGATATCGTCGTGTATAGCGTCGCATCACCGGTGTTTTCAAAAGAGGGATATCACAATTACTATGTGAAGGGCCTGAAAAACATCTTAAAGGCAGTGAAAGACCAATCGCCTAAGCGTGTCATCTTTGTGTCTAGTTCTAGTGTTTATCATCAAATGGATGGTGAATGGGTCGACGAAACATCAGAAACTAAGCCAAGCAGCTTTGCTGGTAAAGAGATGTTAGCCGCAGAAGAAGCCCTAAACGCTGCAAACGTTCCGAGTACTTCAGTACGTTTTACCGGCATCTATGGCCCAGGTCGTACGCGCATGATCGAACAAGCTCGCCACGGTGGTTATTGCGATCCAGAGCCTGCTGTATGGACCAATCGTATTCACCGCGATGATTGTATCGGCGTACTGAATCTATTGATTAATAAAAGCCTTGCCGGTGAAACACTAGATAACCTGTATTTAGCAACCGATGATGAACCCGCGCCATTATTTGATGTACTTGAGTGGATGAAGGATCGCATTGGTGAAGTTGATCCAGATAATGACGTCGGCGAAGTCTCGCGCCGAGCCAATCGTCGTTGTTCTAATAAACGCTTACGGGCGTTAGGTTACGAATTTAAATTCGTAAATTACCGTGATGGCTACGATGTAATGCTGAATGATATGGGCTTAGTTTAA
- a CDS encoding aminoacyl-tRNA deacylase and HDOD domain-containing protein, with product MSAIPAAVLKVLDDWSISYSHTDDQELFEIMQSNPPASYSSKVANVVFLKDDLGKIQVVIPGNRMLDLSQLSLAFGRQFIALTQKELDRIKEQYGLDEMPALPQVTSLESMVDEALLNQDELFIVSGASHEWLKLPMDQFKALTTSSHIGCYTAPLQPEVLENNAEQDLDDVNSAIRQFTPKRIRQRLEETLDLPPLPETARRIIELRVDPNADTKSLSHTVELDPGMSAQVISWARSPYYGVRGEVKTVEEAVIRVLGFDLVINLALGLALGRTLAVPKEGPHGYAPFWQQAIVTATLCGELVKRMPAKHRPSQGLAYLCGLLHNFGFLILGQVFPPQFSLVNRHIEANPHINRFYVERYLLGMTREQCAACLMQQWQMPEELVTAIRQHHNPKYDGEHAMYANILYVAIRSLRRHGFGDGPFEQPPIAMLDDINLSEEAVDEVTQSVLERLDDLNELVSMLNAAS from the coding sequence ATGTCAGCCATACCTGCTGCGGTGCTTAAAGTGCTGGACGACTGGAGCATCTCCTACAGCCATACCGACGACCAGGAACTGTTCGAAATTATGCAAAGCAACCCTCCAGCGTCATATTCATCCAAGGTCGCTAACGTTGTGTTCTTGAAAGATGATTTGGGCAAGATTCAAGTCGTTATTCCTGGCAATCGTATGCTCGATCTGAGCCAACTGTCGTTAGCGTTTGGCCGCCAATTTATTGCCCTCACGCAAAAAGAGCTGGATCGCATCAAAGAACAGTACGGTCTTGATGAAATGCCCGCGCTACCGCAAGTAACCTCATTAGAAAGCATGGTCGACGAAGCCTTGTTGAACCAAGATGAGCTGTTCATTGTTTCGGGTGCCAGTCATGAATGGCTGAAATTACCCATGGACCAATTCAAGGCACTAACCACCAGTTCCCATATCGGTTGCTACACCGCACCGTTACAGCCAGAAGTGCTAGAAAACAATGCCGAACAAGACCTTGATGATGTGAATTCGGCGATTCGCCAATTTACTCCCAAGCGCATTCGCCAGCGCTTGGAAGAAACTCTCGATTTACCGCCACTACCAGAAACCGCACGGCGGATTATTGAGCTCAGAGTCGATCCTAATGCCGATACCAAGTCGTTATCACACACAGTTGAATTAGATCCAGGAATGTCAGCGCAAGTGATTAGCTGGGCTCGTTCTCCATACTACGGTGTGCGCGGCGAAGTAAAAACGGTTGAAGAAGCCGTTATTCGCGTACTCGGATTTGATCTAGTCATCAACCTAGCACTCGGACTAGCGCTAGGGCGCACACTGGCAGTACCAAAAGAAGGTCCGCATGGCTATGCACCCTTTTGGCAGCAAGCCATCGTTACCGCTACTTTGTGTGGTGAGCTGGTTAAACGAATGCCTGCTAAGCACCGCCCAAGTCAAGGTCTAGCTTATTTATGCGGCTTATTGCATAACTTCGGCTTCTTAATTTTGGGACAAGTATTCCCGCCGCAGTTTTCATTGGTTAACCGCCATATCGAAGCGAATCCGCATATCAACCGTTTTTACGTTGAACGGTACTTGCTTGGAATGACCCGCGAACAATGTGCCGCTTGTTTAATGCAGCAATGGCAAATGCCAGAAGAACTAGTAACCGCTATTCGCCAACACCATAATCCTAAATACGATGGCGAACATGCCATGTACGCCAACATACTCTATGTAGCAATTCGAAGCCTTCGTCGTCATGGTTTTGGTGATGGTCCATTCGAACAACCGCCAATCGCTATGCTCGATGATATTAATCTAAGCGAAGAAGCCGTCGATGAGGTCACTCAGTCGGTGCTGGAACGTTTAGACGATCTTAACGAACTAGTCAGTATGCTCAATGCGGCATCTTAA
- a CDS encoding DUF1415 domain-containing protein, giving the protein MTREWVSRLVIGEGLCPFARPVFDSLLIEVCDSSDAGDVTSAFMDLLQRVAEADPAELPTALFVMPNVFADFDEYWNWTAICDNLLAQMRYEGLIQLATFHPQYLFEGEDENDASHYSNRSPYPMLHLIREADIEAALLQVSHPERIPERNRQHLRRIGVEGLLQIVPVLAKSRP; this is encoded by the coding sequence CTGACCCGTGAGTGGGTCAGTCGCTTGGTGATTGGCGAGGGGCTATGCCCCTTTGCCCGTCCCGTTTTCGATTCCCTTCTAATTGAAGTTTGCGATTCCTCCGATGCTGGTGACGTTACCAGTGCTTTTATGGATTTACTGCAACGAGTTGCGGAAGCTGATCCTGCAGAGCTGCCGACAGCTCTTTTTGTTATGCCGAATGTTTTTGCTGATTTCGATGAATATTGGAATTGGACGGCTATCTGCGACAATTTGCTAGCCCAAATGCGGTATGAGGGCCTTATTCAATTGGCGACGTTTCACCCTCAATATTTGTTTGAAGGTGAAGATGAAAATGACGCTAGCCACTACAGCAACCGCTCACCGTACCCGATGCTACACTTGATTCGCGAGGCAGATATTGAAGCCGCCCTGCTACAAGTTAGCCATCCAGAACGTATTCCCGAACGTAATCGTCAACATTTGCGCCGTATTGGTGTAGAAGGACTGTTACAAATCGTGCCAGTTCTGGCAAAATCACGCCCTTAA
- a CDS encoding SCP2 sterol-binding domain-containing protein: MIKFRLLLWALALLMKKAAKKNPDFRQQLEGKDFAFQLQTADGALVRQYRVLNNTVRSKSKAHKSPAFTIAFRDAEVGLKVLTSKNPNAFMKAIQDKDVVISGDLSLVMWFQGISKYLKPSK, translated from the coding sequence ATGATCAAGTTTCGCCTGTTACTCTGGGCACTGGCGCTGTTAATGAAGAAGGCTGCTAAGAAAAATCCAGACTTCCGCCAGCAGTTAGAGGGTAAGGATTTTGCGTTTCAGCTACAAACTGCCGATGGTGCTTTGGTGCGTCAGTACCGTGTACTCAACAATACAGTGCGTAGTAAAAGCAAAGCCCATAAATCGCCAGCATTCACCATCGCCTTTCGTGATGCTGAAGTTGGATTGAAAGTGTTAACGTCGAAAAACCCGAATGCGTTTATGAAAGCCATTCAGGATAAAGATGTGGTTATTAGTGGCGATCTATCGCTTGTTATGTGGTTCCAAGGTATTAGTAAATACCTGAAGCCGAGTAAGTAA
- a CDS encoding dicarboxylate/amino acid:cation symporter — protein sequence MTLTKQILLAMVAAILLGGLAQQLLAMPNLYEPLRYVLDDVLLGGVFALAGKIFVASLKLLVVPLVFVSLVCGVCHLRDQSTLGWLSLKTILLYLATTAIAITIALTMATLVGPGKGIDLVTETTFSPPAAMPLLDVLVNIFPTNPFKAMVDGNMLQVIVFALLIGLAIGRSGVAGERIGHQFNDWNEILMTLISLLMKFAPYGVFSLLFVLFAKQGLGAISDLAVYMLTVIAVLLIHGLIVYPLILRVFTGLSPFVFLAKMSHVQLFAFSTASSNATLPVTMKTVEEGLGVQKRVASFALPMGATINMDGTAIMQGVATVFISQAFGLELTIGNFVMVIVTATLASIGTAGVPGVGLVTLALVLQQVGLPVEGIALIIGVDRLLDMIRTAVNVTGDAMVSVVVARSEGALDEACYYDQQASS from the coding sequence ATGACACTCACAAAGCAGATTCTGCTGGCGATGGTCGCGGCGATACTCCTTGGTGGGCTAGCCCAGCAATTGCTGGCGATGCCCAACCTCTATGAGCCTCTGCGCTACGTTCTAGATGATGTTTTATTAGGCGGTGTTTTTGCACTCGCGGGTAAGATCTTCGTTGCTAGTTTAAAGTTATTGGTTGTCCCTTTGGTTTTTGTATCGCTCGTCTGTGGTGTTTGCCATTTGCGAGATCAGAGCACGCTTGGCTGGCTGAGCCTTAAAACTATTCTCCTGTATCTGGCGACGACGGCAATTGCAATTACCATTGCTCTGACGATGGCGACGCTAGTTGGCCCGGGTAAGGGCATCGACTTGGTTACCGAGACAACCTTCTCGCCGCCTGCCGCCATGCCTCTGCTGGATGTATTAGTGAATATATTCCCAACCAATCCGTTTAAGGCGATGGTTGATGGCAACATGTTGCAAGTCATTGTTTTTGCATTACTTATTGGTTTGGCGATTGGTCGTAGCGGGGTTGCAGGCGAGCGCATAGGTCACCAGTTTAACGACTGGAATGAAATTTTAATGACCTTGATTTCACTACTGATGAAGTTCGCACCATACGGCGTATTCAGTTTGCTGTTTGTATTGTTTGCCAAACAAGGTTTGGGCGCTATTAGCGATCTCGCAGTCTATATGCTGACCGTGATTGCTGTGTTGCTGATTCATGGTTTGATCGTTTATCCGCTTATTTTACGCGTCTTTACTGGGCTTTCTCCCTTTGTCTTTCTCGCCAAAATGAGTCACGTGCAATTGTTCGCCTTCAGTACCGCGTCGAGTAATGCGACCTTGCCTGTGACGATGAAAACCGTTGAGGAAGGCTTAGGTGTGCAAAAAAGAGTAGCATCGTTTGCTTTACCGATGGGGGCCACCATTAATATGGACGGTACGGCCATTATGCAGGGCGTTGCGACCGTCTTTATTTCTCAAGCTTTTGGTTTAGAGCTCACCATCGGCAATTTCGTCATGGTTATTGTCACGGCGACATTAGCTTCTATTGGTACTGCGGGTGTGCCTGGGGTTGGCTTGGTAACTCTCGCCCTTGTTTTGCAGCAAGTTGGCCTGCCGGTCGAAGGCATTGCTTTGATTATCGGCGTCGATCGCTTGTTAGATATGATTCGCACTGCGGTTAATGTCACGGGTGATGCGATGGTGTCCGTTGTGGTGGCACGCAGTGAGGGTGCTCTCGATGAGGCCTGCTATTATGACCAACAGGCTTCTTCATAA
- a CDS encoding RidA family protein, with protein MTREIIATENAPAAIGTYSQAVKVGTTVYLSGQIPLVPSTMEMVEGDIEARIHQVFKNLSAVCEAAGGSLQQIAKLNIFLTDLSNFATVNKVMAEYFQQPYPARAAVGVAQLPRDAGVEMDGVLELV; from the coding sequence ATGACTCGCGAGATCATCGCCACCGAAAACGCTCCAGCCGCTATCGGCACATACTCTCAAGCGGTAAAAGTTGGCACAACCGTTTATTTGTCAGGCCAGATTCCATTAGTACCAAGCACCATGGAAATGGTTGAAGGCGATATTGAAGCGCGTATTCATCAGGTCTTTAAAAATCTAAGCGCCGTATGTGAAGCTGCCGGTGGCTCGCTGCAACAAATCGCGAAACTGAATATCTTTTTAACCGACCTCAGCAATTTTGCTACGGTAAATAAAGTGATGGCAGAATACTTTCAACAACCATATCCAGCCCGTGCAGCGGTGGGTGTAGCGCAGTTGCCGCGTGACGCTGGCGTTGAAATGGATGGTGTGCTTGAGTTGGTATAA
- the spoT gene encoding bifunctional GTP diphosphokinase/guanosine-3',5'-bis pyrophosphate 3'-pyrophosphohydrolase, with translation MPTIDALSERLTQYLSNSQIKQVCRAYYYAEQAHEGQRRRSGEPYIIHPLAVANILTDMHLDHQSLMAAMLHDVIEDTGIPKSALSTQFGEVVTDLVDGVSKLTHIHFESKEEQQAENFQKMAMAMAKDIRVILVKLADRLHNLRTLGSLKPEKRRRIARETLDIYSPIANRLGLNSIRVEMEELCFEAMYPMRSELIRKAVKAARGHRSGVVDNIAGAVRTRLNESNISVRVFGREKHLYSIYSKMRDQRKSLADIMDVYGFRIVTDSIDDCYRTLGAMHSLYKPIPGRFKDYIAIPKTNGYQSLHTTLIGIGGVPIEIQIRTEEMEAMANHGIAAHWLYKSESDQASGTQRARQWVQNLLELQKNAGSPIEFVEHVKVDLFPDEIYVFTPKGKILELPSGSTAIDFAYAVHTDVGNHCIACRIDRQLAPLSARLQNGQTVQIVTAASAQPNPAWLNFVVTGKARSNIRNYLKSQRRSESVALGERLLGKAIAALGKTMEDIDQVHIAQVLKETSLDSLEDLLEDIGSGNRMAPLLARRLLVANRDTDIDLHAIETSPLAIKGTEGLVVSFAKCCSPIPGDPIVGHVSSGRGLVIHTENCRNVEELRNNPEKCVILSWDKDISSEFTVDLKVYMENRRGIIVEVASAINQADANIEKISVEEKDARLSVTNLKISIQGRKHLARTIRRLRTIRGVNKIVRIKQ, from the coding sequence GTGCCAACCATTGATGCGTTATCGGAGCGACTTACCCAATATCTGAGCAACAGCCAGATCAAGCAGGTATGTCGCGCCTATTATTACGCCGAACAGGCACATGAAGGGCAACGTCGCCGTAGCGGCGAGCCCTACATTATCCATCCATTAGCCGTTGCTAATATCCTCACCGACATGCACTTAGATCATCAAAGTTTGATGGCCGCTATGCTGCACGACGTGATCGAAGATACTGGAATTCCTAAGTCTGCCCTGTCTACGCAGTTTGGCGAAGTCGTCACTGACCTTGTCGATGGTGTTTCTAAGCTCACACATATCCATTTTGAGAGCAAAGAAGAGCAGCAAGCAGAGAACTTCCAGAAGATGGCCATGGCCATGGCCAAAGACATTCGTGTGATCTTGGTTAAGTTGGCCGATCGCCTGCATAACTTGCGCACATTAGGGTCGCTCAAGCCTGAAAAACGCCGTCGTATTGCCCGCGAAACACTCGATATCTACTCCCCAATTGCCAACCGCTTAGGTTTAAATAGCATTCGGGTTGAGATGGAAGAGTTGTGTTTCGAAGCCATGTATCCGATGCGCTCAGAATTGATTCGTAAGGCGGTTAAAGCCGCTCGCGGCCATCGTTCTGGAGTCGTCGATAATATCGCTGGAGCCGTGCGCACTCGCTTAAACGAAAGCAATATTTCAGTACGTGTGTTTGGTCGCGAGAAGCACCTGTACAGTATTTACAGCAAGATGCGCGATCAGCGCAAATCGCTAGCCGATATTATGGATGTGTACGGTTTCCGCATCGTCACCGATTCTATCGACGACTGCTACCGCACGCTTGGGGCAATGCACAGTCTGTACAAGCCGATCCCAGGTCGTTTTAAAGACTATATCGCCATCCCAAAAACCAACGGTTATCAATCGCTGCATACGACCCTAATTGGTATTGGTGGCGTGCCCATTGAAATTCAAATTCGCACCGAAGAAATGGAAGCGATGGCGAACCACGGTATTGCCGCGCATTGGTTGTATAAATCAGAAAGCGATCAAGCCAGTGGCACTCAGCGCGCACGACAGTGGGTGCAAAATCTACTTGAGTTGCAAAAGAACGCGGGCAGCCCAATCGAATTTGTTGAGCACGTAAAAGTCGATCTATTCCCAGACGAAATTTACGTGTTCACGCCAAAAGGCAAAATTTTAGAACTGCCATCCGGCTCTACGGCCATCGACTTTGCTTATGCTGTGCATACCGACGTAGGTAATCACTGTATCGCTTGTCGTATTGACCGCCAGCTTGCCCCCTTGAGTGCGCGCCTACAAAATGGTCAGACAGTGCAAATTGTTACTGCAGCCAGTGCCCAGCCAAATCCCGCATGGCTCAATTTTGTAGTCACCGGTAAAGCGCGTTCGAATATTCGTAACTACTTGAAGAGCCAGCGCCGCTCTGAATCAGTCGCTTTAGGTGAACGCCTACTCGGTAAGGCCATAGCAGCACTAGGTAAAACGATGGAAGACATCGATCAAGTGCACATCGCCCAAGTACTGAAAGAAACCAGCTTAGATTCATTAGAAGACTTACTCGAAGATATTGGTTCCGGTAACCGCATGGCTCCGCTGCTAGCGCGCCGTTTATTAGTTGCTAACCGTGATACCGATATTGACCTTCACGCCATCGAAACATCACCGTTAGCCATTAAAGGTACGGAAGGTTTAGTCGTAAGTTTTGCCAAGTGTTGTAGCCCAATTCCTGGCGACCCGATTGTTGGTCACGTCAGCTCTGGCCGCGGCTTAGTGATTCATACCGAAAATTGTCGTAACGTCGAAGAGCTACGTAATAACCCAGAAAAATGCGTTATTTTGAGCTGGGATAAAGATATCAGCAGCGAATTTACCGTAGACCTTAAGGTATACATGGAGAATCGCCGCGGCATTATTGTTGAAGTCGCCAGTGCGATTAACCAAGCGGATGCCAATATCGAAAAAATCAGCGTTGAAGAAAAAGACGCTCGTTTAAGTGTTACCAATCTCAAAATCAGTATTCAGGGCCGTAAGCATTTAGCCCGCACTATTCGTCGCTTGCGTACTATTCGCGGCGTGAACAAAATCGTCAGAATCAAACAATAA
- a CDS encoding hydrogen peroxide-inducible genes activator — protein sequence MTLTELKYIITLAQEHHFGRAAEKCHVSQPTLSVAIKKLERELDIAIFERSKSSVTVTPLGERIIAQAQRVLEESRAIKEIASSGKDQLTTPLKIGAIFTIGPYLFPHLVPQIHQQAPTMPLYLEENYTGVLRRQLRDGELDAIIVALPFTETDVLTRPLYDENFVVVLPKTHAWTKQKTIKAEQLTDEDLLMLGEGHCFRDQVFEHCPALNRKHHSRLGSVLEGSSLETLKYMVASGLGITVLPESAISNLDLNLVTTRPFESPAPFRTVALAWRGSFPRGQAIDLLLSTAAQCRIKH from the coding sequence ATGACCCTGACCGAGCTTAAGTACATTATCACTCTCGCGCAGGAACATCATTTTGGACGCGCGGCAGAAAAATGCCACGTAAGCCAACCGACCTTGAGTGTGGCCATTAAAAAACTAGAGCGCGAGCTTGATATTGCCATTTTCGAACGCAGTAAAAGCTCGGTTACAGTTACGCCACTCGGCGAGCGCATTATTGCCCAAGCGCAACGCGTTTTGGAAGAATCTCGCGCAATTAAAGAAATCGCGAGCTCCGGCAAAGACCAACTCACAACACCTCTCAAGATAGGAGCCATTTTTACCATTGGCCCGTACTTGTTTCCACACCTTGTGCCGCAAATTCACCAACAAGCGCCCACTATGCCCTTGTACTTAGAAGAAAACTACACAGGCGTGCTACGTCGGCAATTACGCGATGGTGAACTTGATGCCATCATAGTCGCACTACCCTTTACCGAAACCGATGTATTAACGCGTCCGCTATACGACGAAAACTTTGTCGTAGTGCTGCCGAAGACGCACGCATGGACCAAACAAAAGACCATCAAGGCAGAGCAGCTCACTGATGAAGATTTGCTCATGCTTGGCGAAGGGCACTGCTTCCGCGATCAAGTATTCGAACACTGCCCTGCGCTTAATCGTAAGCACCATTCACGCCTTGGCAGCGTGCTTGAAGGCAGCTCGCTTGAAACGCTCAAATACATGGTGGCATCTGGCTTAGGCATTACCGTTCTGCCTGAATCGGCAATCAGCAATTTAGATCTTAATCTCGTTACCACACGCCCGTTCGAAAGCCCTGCGCCATTTCGTACCGTCGCCTTAGCGTGGCGCGGCAGCTTCCCTCGTGGACAAGCGATCGATCTGTTGCTTAGCACCGCGGCCCAGTGCCGTATTAAGCATTAA